ACACAACCCCTCTATGGTATTCGTACAAGCCCCCGTCTCAATTTTTAAACTCTAAACTATTGTTCACTACTTTATGATTGTACTCCCTCTTACCCCAACCCCTATAAGAAGCATCAGAAACTACAGTAGAACCCGGTTCTAtaaactcctcaattaaccccactaattccctCTTAGTCTGCCCCTCcaaaaccctaaaaacacattccaaACATCCACCCCACGatacaacagccccccccccccccacacacccagACACCAACCACAGACTTActcctcccatacttccttttcccaaactgtaACTCGTCCACCTCCACCACAaccccacccaacttacccctgtacttaataaacttcgaacacacttcacgacaaaacAAAAGCCAGTCAAGCAcgctcctctcactcacaccagtctcatgcacACAAAAACTTTGAGAGGATTTATAACAAAAGTAGTACGCCAacagcacaatctcacgcatgcccaaCCTAGACGTCTCGAACCAGGAACCGCGGCATATGGAGCGTCATAGGTCATCCATCAGACACTGTTACATATAACTGTCCCTGCTCTGAGGCGTCAGAACTTTTGCCAATTCCATGAAATGACCACAAACAGCACACTTCACGACCTCCGTCAACAAGCCAAACAGCTGCAGAAATTTTATCAGCTCCATCGGACTTAACCCCATCTCAGCATGCAAACACATACTGTTAATTTTGTCAGTCATATCCGTAcctaacaacagcagcaacaaattaATTTACTCATATTAACACATGACCTACAGCTAACAGCACTACAATAACTTTCACACAACAAACactaaatcgttaactcactgaaaacaattccTCTCCACACACACTCAGAACAAGCAGTAACACCAAactgaacccaatacaccacacaACACGAAACCCCTAGACACACCACGAACAGCAACATAAAGACATCTACAATCACACCAAACTCGctaaccaaactccgcgccgtaatgatgTCACCCACCACAACAGCTTTATATCACAGGTCAAAATCGACAGGTTGGATCTACTCCTCACACTGTACCACCTCAGTGAGCACGTTAACCCTCTTTGCTGAAGATACACTTCTCTGAATAGATCAAATAGCACGAAAAAAACCTGGAAACCTCTGCTAATaatgcttttcataatattcccATATGGTTTAACTCTTTGCATGCCGATAGAACTTATTACGTACAGTTTCATGTGACACGGAAAGAACATGAGGATATAAAATAAGTGTAATGGACAAATACAGCATGTGGACTCTGCTGAGTTCTTGGGTGAGAACCTTGACAGGAAATTAAATTGGTCCAACCGCAGCCTATATCTGGAAATAAGACTTCCATTTTGCAGCTTTCTAATATACTTATGTCTCTTTTTTCTCATCATAAGAAGTTGCTGTGTTAGCAAATTTTATTTAtgattgcaaaaacaaaattttcatacaGGCTGCAACTGCTTACAGGAGAAATGAGTTACTTACAGCAAGTTCTTGCACACAGTGAATCTGTCGATGATAGACATCCACGCAGATCCATTTCTCTTCAGATTCCAAAAACACCTCTAACCACACGTCACATccgtctttcttcttcttctttttcttctttgtgtctgCTGTAGGAGTTTCATCAGATTCTGCATCAGAAGATAATACCCTACGGTCAGTTTTTCCTTTTCGTTTTTTCTGAACTTTAATCTCAGCAGTAGAATCACTTTCACTACTGAAAGAATGTGCTATTGTACAAGAGGTGCTTGCTTTATTCTCCTTTGTATCTTTTGCAATTATCTTTTCAGCATTGATACTGATGGTTTTCTTGGAACCTGTAGAATTTGTATTAGCAATTTTTGTTTCCATGATGCTTTCTTGTTCAGACTGAATTTTTTCTTCATCACTGTCTGTGGTGTCACCATCATCTGCATACTTTATAACAGATCTCCTGATTCTCAAAGATCGGCTCGAATCACTTGCAGAGTCAAACTTTAAATTTTTTCTAGTGCCTACAGGATTTTCACTGCTTGTTTTCTGATTAGACTTCCCTGACTGCGCCACTTTCTTTGCAGCTCCTTCTTTAATAAACCTCATAGCTTCTTCATCagtcacactctctctttcttctcccATGAGACCTTTTGAAGTATTTGGTGCATCCTTTTTTCTCCCAGATTGTGCTTTCTTTTTCAACTCTCCCTTTATTTTTTTGCCTTTTGAAGTTGTTTTTTTTAAAGTTAAGTTACTTATTTCTGACCGTGGTGGCTTTAGTGGCAGGGGCTGCAGAGATATTACAAGCCTTGTGTTAATTCCTAAAGAGCGCAACACACACACGAACATCAGTACCATGTCTTTTCTTGATTTTGCGGCCTTCTTTTGAAATTGTGCCTGCAATGAAATGAAGAGGTCTTCTTTATCATCAACATTTTCTTGTACTGCCACAGTTTTTGAAAACCATTGAACAATTCGTTTCAAATTGGCAAGATCTATATGTCTGTCAGTATAACAGTACTTTGAAGGTACCAAGGACAATGACAATGCCATTAGCATTTCTGAATTCAAAATTTTATTCACATAATTTCCATGAGCAACCCAACATAACAAATGTGCCTTATGCATAAGAATTTGTATATCCCTCCGTACTCTATTTATTTGACGCCTTACATACGCTGCCACATCAAcgcctttcttcttctttttctgatgcATGTTGGGAACCTGCACAGTAACAGCAATACCTTCTTTAGGAATGGTGTGTTTAATCTCCTGCCCTTTGAAAGTACTGGTATCTACTTCTTCCCATTCACTACttccttcttcttcactttccacaATATCCTTCgaaatattccttttttttgttttcctgaCAGATTTAGGTTTAGGGTCCAGACCCTCTCCCAAAGCCAACAGTTGTGAAACATCCCATTTACTTACATCAGGGGTAGAGGTTTCAACTCTAAAATGGCTGGATTTAACCAGTGCCTTTTCTTGCTGACTTTTCTCTGGTTTACTGCACTTATCAGAAGCCTTTTGCAGTTTTGCATTAAATGTCTTCTTTCGTCTTCCAACTGAAGGTGGTTTAACGCCAGTAACATCCTCCACCCTTATGCTCAGTGGTCCAGCAGAATAATGTTCATCCTTGAGCATGTCATTTCCTTTCTGCAGTCCTTGCTTGCTTGCCGCTGTTTCCATTTCATCAGCTGTCGAATCTTGCAAATCATCTGAGTCGTCAGATTCACTTAACCTGTTTATGCTAGCAAGAATACTAGTTTCTACCACACAAAGGTCCGAAGCTACCTCTTTTTTCTCAATCTTGAAGAAATCAGAGTTTAAGTCAATTGACTGTGTTGGCACAAGAAAGTCATCAGAACTACTTTCTGATGATTCATCAGGCACACCTTCACTCTTGCGTCTTTTAGCCCACAGAACTCCAGAATCTGAGGCattcttttcttctcttccttgGCAATCAGCATCATCTCCGCATGAACTACCACCGTAACCTTTGTCTGAAGAACTTAAACTGTCATTTTTAATTGCTGGCTTTCCTCTTCTATATTTCTGCCTTGATGATGCTCTTATCTCCTCCAGTGATTCCTCACTATCAGAAGAGACTACATCCAATGAAGATCTGTCATTTTTAATTGATTTTGTTTTTCCTCCTGTACCTCGTCTTGGTGACTCTCTTCTCATCTTCTCCGGCGATTCATTATTATCCGAAGAGACCACACTTCTGTCACTTCTAATAGATCTTGTTTTTCTTCCTACACCTTCCTGTCTTAATGACATTCTTCTTATCTTCTCCGGCGATTTGTCACTATCCAAAGAGACTGAACGTACTGATATGTCCTTTTTAATTGACATTGTATTTTCTCCCGTACCTTTTTGTCTTGGTGATACTCTTCTCATCTTCTCCAGTAACTCATTATTATCCGAAGAGACCACATGCAACACAGATCTGTCACTTCTAATAGATCTTGTTTTTCTTCCTATACCTGTCTGTCTTGATGACATTCTTCTTATCTTCTCTGGCGATTCGTCACTATCCAAAGAGATTGAACGTAATGAAGATCTGTCTTTTTTAACTGGCTTTGTCTTTTCTCCTGTACCTTTTTGTCTTGGTGACAATCTTCTCGTCTTCCCTGGCGACTCATTATCCGAGGGGACCACATGCAACGAAGACATCTCACTTCTAATAGATCTTGTTTTTCTTCCTATACCTTTCTGTTTTGGTGACATTCTTCGTATCATCTCTGCCGATTCTTCGCTATCGGAAGAGACTGGACACAAAGATCTGTCTTTTTTAATTGACTTTGTCTTTTCTACTGTACCTTTTTGTCTTGTTGACACTCTTATCTTCTCCAGCGCTTCATCATTATCAGAAATGACAGCACGTAAAGAAGAGGTGTCATTTTTAACAGATTTTGTTTTTCTTGCTGTACCTTTCAGCCTTAATGACATTCTTCTTATCTTCTCCGGCGATTCGTCACTTTGAGGAGAGGCTGCACGCAGCGACGATCTTTTAACAGAATTCCCCGTCCTCATATTTGAAACCACTATCGTATGGATCCTCGGTACAACGCAGTGTCTTTATTTCTTCTACGACTCAACTACGATAAAGCgtataaaatgtaatgaaatgcaCATGTAAGTAACAAGAGTAAATCGAAAGGGCCCACTTTGCTTTTCTCTAAATTCGTAGATGTTAACATCTAACACTGAGCAACCTGAATATATAGTCAGACAGTAGTTGAAGAGGCAATAGTTGACACGTACCTATTAATATTATCTTCACTATTTAATCGCATAGTTTGATTTCGGCACACAACAAAGAACCGTCTACCAATTTACATAACGCAATACAATTACATCCGACGACACAGTCTTCCCTGTATTTCACCTGAGTTTACGGTAGATATTTCAACAAAACCAGTCCCAAAACTTTAACGCATGTATGTCAAACTGTCATAAACGCACATTTGTACACTTCGCTACGTTCGTCTACAATTCCCGCCATTTCACAACATTTTATATACGAAAGACGTTTCATTATCCAAGGACAATTTAAATCGATATATCGTTAAATCGACAGACACTCGCTCGCACAGATTTTTAGTACAGGTACTGGAATTTAGCACTTATAAACCAGTGTTTAAGGTGCAGTCCTTAGGAAGGCTCCCCTTAACTTATACGAGTCCTTTATTTGCAGGAAGTTTAATGTGATGTAACTTCAAGCATTTTAAAATCAAATGAAAGTTCTGATGAAACACATTTTAGTAATGTGTTTACAAATACATTGTTATACTTGTATGATTACGAAAAATGACAATGTATTAAGGCCAGATCACACTGGCAGTAAGGGCACCGCCGCGCCACGGAGCTGTCACGTCAAGGTGCATTCACACTGTTCGTCACGCCACGGCATTTCATGTCAATTCAAGTTACGTGATCTCAACTTCCACGGttgacctttttttattttttcgcgtTATTTGCAGTCTTCTTAACATGAGTTTCAACTTTTTTACTCGCGAAGTGCACATACACAACGTGATAGCTTATATACGTGGACGCTGGAGTTcacatttgtacgaaaatgacatttattggactcaaatggtttgcaTCTTGCAGGGATAGCTTGCATGTTAGAGGAGGAAGACAGCATAATGTGTAGACATAGTTGCAAATCGCTCTGTTAAACATCCGAATGTAATTAACGTAAACTGAATAGTGCGTGAAAAAACGATGATAAAAGATGACCGAAATTGCATAGTGATACATTTCTGGGCTCACCTGACGAATTGGCGAATTTCAATACGATAAATTTCTCGTGTGAATGTGGTATAACAGACTATAACCGTTAAAAAATTGTGAACACGAAACTTAATGCTGGTTTGGAAGAACATGTGTTAGAAGCACTCAGTAATGAATTTTCAGTAACAGAAAATTATGTACGGGATATTAAATCAGTATTAACGCAACACAACATTGATGAATATGTACAGGACGACAGCCAACAGGAAAGATATATTAGGCCTAAGAACTCAGCTTGCTTAGTGCGAAGGACTGagaaattggtgataaaaaggtataACACATTTGATATTCTTCTCTAAATACGAACGAAAAGCACTACAATAAAAATTAGCGATTGTGAAAATAGTGAGAAATCTCGTACAAAAGTGGGAAAAAAGTCAGTCGTACATGTATCCATGCACAGAAGAATAAttgcaaaatacattttttttgcaGATAGCCCTGGTAGAAGAATCACCGAAATTTTGTGTAATGCTCAACAAAGACTTGACACAACTGGAACTGGAAAATGATGGGCGCCTTTATCTGAAAGTCTTTAAAAGCTGTGGAAGTTCCTTACAATCTGGGAGCAACTGTATTGCGATAGGAGATGCAAACGACGTTTACTTGATGAGAGTAGGCGAGCAATGAGGTTTTGAAAGGTAAACTTTGAAATAATACACGTACTGTGTTCTTTCTTGTGGCTATTCCATGGAGGCATGATTTAATAAAAAAAGTCGTGTGTTAATATTAAAATCACGATCACTATCAGGGaattacaaaaaaattgtaaatcatATCCCAATGCCACTTTCATATTTGTTGGCAACTCTGTATGAGAGCATTTTAAAGCTCATGGTCTGCAACGAAATAACAAGGGTAAAGAAGCCATGGGTGCCTAAATAATAAAAACTGTGCCCTCAACAAGTAATGTAAAAAACATCACAATTCTCCTGCCAGCAGTGGCAAGTTTAGAAGCGCCAACGATACTAGTGCAAATAATGGAAGAATCAGCAGGGGTCGCCACTATAAACTTCATGCACAGCAACAGTGATCATGGAAACTCAAAGTGCAGTGATGAAACCTATGATTACTGTACCGCTGCATTCATCAGTAGTAGTGTCAAAAACTTCAACTGTTGTTGACCCCTCATCAGTGGCTCAAGACTTTTCATCAATATTAGTCCCCCCATAATCTTCAGCAGTGCAAGACCCTTCACCTCCTGATGCATCTCCACCATCATTAGGAGTAACAGAGGCaagcagaagaagcacaagaaccaggaaacatACAACTCTATAGAATTTTTGTTTCCTGGCTTCAGTTCCAGGACTAACTTAGTCAAAAACTTGTGGTACACTTCCTACAATTTCTATTTACAACTTAAAACAAAACAGTGACATCagaaaaaaagtttagaaaatgacaaattttataCTTTTCACTGTAATATAATGAGTCTAAGAAATAAACTGGACCAGCTGCCTGTTGGATTAATGACAGTGATGCAATAAATTATGACCATATATTATGTTTTACTGAACAGCATTTAAAGGAAAGGATCGAGATGATGTAACTATATAAATACAACATAGCAGCTAATTATTTGTATAATGGTGTAGCTATAATATATGTAAAAATTATATAGTCTACAAGTCTATAGATGCGAGAAATTATTGTGTAGATCAGCATTTTGAGGCTCACTGCATTGAATTCCATGTTAATACTCTGTCTATTTGTGTGGTTACAGTTTACAGAGCTCCCTCAGGAAAGCTTAGTATAATGCTAAAGCAAGTAGAATCACTTTTAACTCGCCTGTtttgaataaccaaagaaattaTCATGCCTGGTGACATTAACGTAAATTTCCCCCCCTGTAACAATGATAGACCAGAGTTTGAGAATATAATGAGCAACTTTAATCTTAGGGCAGTTGTTGACTTTTCAACAAGAGTGACAATGGACTGCACAAGACTGATTGACAATATCTTTATAGACAGTAACAGAATTGATAACATATGCGTAATACAAATCTTAGATGGTCTTTCAGATCTTGATGGGTGGCTGTTAAAACGCATGATGTAAGCCCTGCTAACAAAAGTAGTTTATCAAAAAATCGTTTAGACTAATCAACAATGAGAATCTAGAAACCCTCAGCAGACATTTGCAGCAGTTAGAATTGGACACCGTATATAAGGCTAGCAGTGTCAatgataaatgtaatatttttctgAATGAATTTGTTACCCTTTTTGGAGCTGTATATCTTAAGAGAACCTCAAGAACTACCAACCCGAGTGGTTCAATAAACAATGACTCATTAAGGGAATCAAAACATCTTGTAAAACAAAGAGAATGCTTTATGTTTCACTCAGAAATTCTAACAAACCTCAGGATAGGGAACACTACTAATTGTACTGTAGCATCCTAAAAGATGTAATTAAAAAATCCAGGCACATGTTTATCAAACCTGAAATTAACagctcaaataataaaataaaaactatttggaaTGTGATCAAAGGAGAGAcaggaaaaatttcagaaaaaaaccaaCAGTATCGAAGTGTGTCATAATGGAAGCATTGAAAATGCAGGTAATAGAGTTGCCAATTTTTCAATAACCATTTTTTGACCCTGATAGTGGATGAAACTGGTTGTAAAGGATCTATACTCGAAACTATCAATCTTCTTCAAAAAGCAGTGCCAAACAAAATCAATCAGATGCATACACCTTCTGTTACAACAGACGAGATTTTTAAGGTAATAagccaaatgaaaaataaaaattccactttAGTGGATAATATGTTAATGAAAGTACTGAAGCACTGCTGCAAATTTATTCTTGAAATTCTCAGTCACTTATTTGATGAGTAGATAAATCAAGTGCTGTCCCCAATAGCCTCAAATACACAGTTTTTCAGCCACtgttcaaaaaaggtgataaagctgAGGTTTCCAACTGCTGGGCAACTTCATTGCTAACCAGTCTTTCTAGAATTCTAGAGAAACGTATGTTCAAGAGCATCATGGATCATGTTAATAAACATAAAATCcttaataaaaatcagtttggattccaaaagcGTATTTCAATTGAACACACCATTTTCTTATTTGTCAACCATATCCTCGAAGccgtaaataataaaatgtcaccagtTGGAATGTTTTGTGATCTGTCTAAAGCATTCGACTGTACAGTGCACAAAATTCTACGTACAAAAGGCTGGGCACTATGGCTTATATGATAAAGTAGGGATGTGGCTCGAATCATATCTAGATGACAGAAGGTAGAAGATAGTATTTAATACTGCAATGGCACCAGCCTGCTCTGGATGGGGCACAGTGACATGTGTAGTACCACAGGGCTCGGTGCTTGGTTCCATACTTTTTCTAATCTTGATCAGTGACCTGCCAAGATGTGTGACACAAAAA
The genomic region above belongs to Schistocerca americana isolate TAMUIC-IGC-003095 chromosome 7, iqSchAmer2.1, whole genome shotgun sequence and contains:
- the LOC124622648 gene encoding DNA repair protein complementing XP-C cells homolog isoform X2 yields the protein MRTGNSVKRSSLRAASPQSDESPEKIRRMSLRLKGTARKTKSVKNDTSSLRAVISDNDEALEKIRVSTRQKGTVEKTKSIKKDRSLCPVSSDSEESAEMIRRMSPKQKGIGRKTRSIRSEMSSLHVVPSDNESPGKTRRLSPRQKGTGEKTKPVKKDRSSLRSISLDSDESPEKIRRMSSRQTGIGRKTRSIRSDRSVLHVVSSDNNELLEKMRRVSPRQKGTGENTMSIKKDISVRSVSLDSDKSPEKIRRMSLRQEGVGRKTRSIRSDRSVVSSDNNESPEKMRRESPRRGTGGKTKSIKNDRSSLDVVSSDSEESLEEIRASSRQKYRRGKPAIKNDSLSSSDKGYGGSSCGDDADCQGREEKNASDSGVLWAKRRKSEGVPDESSESSSDDFLVPTQSIDLNSDFFKIEKKEVASDLCVVETSILASINRLSESDDSDDLQDSTADEMETAASKQGLQKGNDMLKDEHYSAGPLSIRVEDVTGVKPPSVGRRKKTFNAKLQKASDKCSKPEKSQQEKALVKSSHFRVETSTPDVSKWDVSQLLALGEGLDPKPKSVRKTKKRNISKDIVESEEEGSSEWEEVDTSTFKGQEIKHTIPKEGIAVTVQVPNMHQKKKKKGVDVAAYVRRQINRVRRDIQILMHKAHLLCWVAHGNYVNKILNSEMLMALSLSLVPSKYCYTDRHIDLANLKRIVQWFSKTVAVQENVDDKEDLFISLQAQFQKKAAKSRKDMVLMFVCVLRSLGINTRLVISLQPLPLKPPRSEISNLTLKKTTSKGKKIKGELKKKAQSGRKKDAPNTSKGLMGEERESVTDEEAMRFIKEGAAKKVAQSGKSNQKTSSENPVGTRKNLKFDSASDSSRSLRIRRSVIKYADDGDTTDSDEEKIQSEQESIMETKIANTNSTGSKKTISINAEKIIAKDTKENKASTSCTIAHSFSSESDSTAEIKVQKKRKGKTDRRVLSSDAESDETPTADTKKKKKKKKDGCDVWLEVFLESEEKWICVDVYHRQIHCVQELASRASQPVHYVVAWQDDGTIRDVTRRYCPKWHIVTQKLRVDEEWWKESLKPFTGQRTARDHQEDEDLYRQLQDQPMPTTLAEYKNHPLYVLKKDLLKFQAIYPPDAPTLGFVRGHPVYARECVHTLYYREKWLREGKVVRLGETPYKIVGRPR
- the LOC124622648 gene encoding DNA repair protein complementing XP-C cells homolog isoform X1 — protein: MRTGNSVKRSSLRAASPQSDESPEKIRRMSLRLKGTARKTKSVKNDTSSLRAVISDNDEALEKIRVSTRQKGTVEKTKSIKKDRSLCPVSSDSEESAEMIRRMSPKQKGIGRKTRSIRSEMSSLHVVPSDNESPGKTRRLSPRQKGTGEKTKPVKKDRSSLRSISLDSDESPEKIRRMSSRQTGIGRKTRSIRSDRSVLHVVSSDNNELLEKMRRVSPRQKGTGENTMSIKKDISVRSVSLDSDKSPEKIRRMSLRQEGVGRKTRSIRSDRSVVSSDNNESPEKMRRESPRRGTGGKTKSIKNDRSSLDVVSSDSEESLEEIRASSRQKYRRGKPAIKNDSLSSSDKGYGGSSCGDDADCQGREEKNASDSGVLWAKRRKSEGVPDESSESSSDDFLVPTQSIDLNSDFFKIEKKEVASDLCVVETSILASINRLSESDDSDDLQDSTADEMETAASKQGLQKGNDMLKDEHYSAGPLSIRVEDVTGVKPPSVGRRKKTFNAKLQKASDKCSKPEKSQQEKALVKSSHFRVETSTPDVSKWDVSQLLALGEGLDPKPKSVRKTKKRNISKDIVESEEEGSSEWEEVDTSTFKGQEIKHTIPKEGIAVTVQVPNMHQKKKKKGVDVAAYVRRQINRVRRDIQILMHKAHLLCWVAHGNYVNKILNSEMLMALSLSLVPSKYCYTDRHIDLANLKRIVQWFSKTVAVQENVDDKEDLFISLQAQFQKKAAKSRKDMVLMFVCVLRSLGINTRLVISLQPLPLKPPRSEISNLTLKKTTSKGKKIKGELKKKAQSGRKKDAPNTSKGLMGEERESVTDEEAMRFIKEGAAKKVAQSGKSNQKTSSENPVGTRKNLKFDSASDSSRSLRIRRSVIKYADDGDTTDSDEEKIQSEQESIMETKIANTNSTGSKKTISINAEKIIAKDTKENKASTSCTIAHSFSSESDSTAEIKVQKKRKGKTDRRVLSSDAESDETPTADTKKKKKKKKDGCDVWLEVFLESEEKWICVDVYHRQIHCVQELASRASQPVHYVVAWQDDGTIRDVTRRYCPKWHIVTQKLRVDEEWWKESLKPFTGQRTARDHQEDEDLYRQLQDQPMPTTLAEYKNHPLYVLKKDLLKFQAIYPPDAPTLGFVRGHPVYARECVHTLYYREKWLREGKVVRLGETPYKIVGRPRWDRINRKIIRGVPVEYFGPWQVEDYVPPTAVDGKVPRCAYGNVELYKPHMLPGGTVHMQIPGLNRVARKLQIDCAPAITGFGHTNGIWGPIYDGFVICEEYKYVLAEAWQAEEEAAETRYEEKRLKRIYGNWRRLIKGLFIRERLKARYNFGPVKEITITKTKTAKRFLKSKRMKTVDSDDSDWEMGVCD